A DNA window from Candidatus Hydrogenedentota bacterium contains the following coding sequences:
- a CDS encoding acyltransferase, translating into MGILWRLRLRGMARKFAVLGPEARFLGDRIEIKGRVEAGARCVFGNNLVFRTHKSGVITIGDDVELADYAMFLSNSRMEIGAGAYVGPHCVLRDTNHLFQGTDVHWRLTPHITEPIVIGKNAYIGGRTYVMPGVTIGENAVIAPASVVTKDVPPGELWAGSPARMIADRTDPARRAKFKRDMEMATLFGLELDRDGDGE; encoded by the coding sequence ATGGGCATACTCTGGAGACTGAGGTTGCGGGGCATGGCGCGGAAATTCGCCGTGCTGGGGCCGGAGGCCCGTTTTTTGGGTGACCGCATCGAGATCAAAGGCCGCGTTGAGGCGGGCGCGCGCTGTGTTTTCGGCAACAACCTGGTCTTCCGGACGCACAAGAGCGGGGTCATCACCATCGGCGACGATGTGGAACTCGCGGACTACGCCATGTTCCTCAGCAACAGCCGCATGGAAATTGGGGCGGGCGCCTATGTCGGCCCGCACTGCGTGCTGCGCGACACGAACCACCTCTTCCAGGGCACCGATGTGCACTGGCGGCTCACCCCGCACATCACCGAGCCGATTGTCATCGGAAAAAACGCCTATATCGGCGGCAGGACCTATGTCATGCCCGGCGTGACCATCGGCGAGAACGCCGTGATAGCGCCCGCCAGCGTGGTGACCAAAGATGTGCCGCCCGGCGAGCTGTGGGCGGGCAGCCCCGCGCGCATGATTGCCGACCGCACGGACCCCGCCCGCCGCGCCAAGTTCAAGCGGGACATGGAAATGGCCACCCTCTTCGGGCTTGAACTGGACCGTGACGGGGACGGGGAATAA